A region of Spongiibacter tropicus DSM 19543 DNA encodes the following proteins:
- the recA gene encoding recombinase RecA, with product MDPNKQKALESALSQIERQFGKGSIMKMGDSSREVMPSVSTGSLGLDIALGIGGLPFGRIVEIYGPESSGKTTLCLQVMAEAQKLGKTVAIVDAEHALDPQYAEKLGVNLEDLLVSQPDTGEQALEITDMLVRSGSVDVIVIDSVAALVPKAEIEGDMGDSHVGLQARLMSQALRKLTGSIKQTNTLVIFINQIRMKIGVMFGNPETTSGGNALKFYASVRMDIRRTGAVKEGDEVVGNETRVKVVKNKVSPPFKQAEFQIMYGRGIYRMGEVIDLGVKLGLVDKSGAWYAYKGDKIGQGKANAAKFLSENPEIAAEIEGAIREQLLPKPSTKKVEIVEEEQ from the coding sequence ATGGACCCCAATAAGCAGAAGGCACTCGAATCCGCGCTGAGCCAGATCGAACGTCAATTCGGTAAAGGCTCTATCATGAAAATGGGCGACAGTTCGCGGGAAGTCATGCCTTCTGTCTCTACCGGTTCATTGGGTTTGGATATTGCCCTGGGCATCGGCGGACTGCCTTTTGGGCGCATCGTTGAAATCTATGGTCCTGAGTCTTCCGGTAAAACCACCCTGTGTCTGCAGGTGATGGCAGAAGCTCAGAAGCTGGGTAAAACCGTGGCCATTGTGGATGCCGAACACGCTCTGGACCCCCAGTATGCGGAAAAGCTGGGCGTTAATCTGGAGGATCTGCTGGTGTCGCAGCCGGATACCGGCGAGCAGGCGCTGGAAATCACTGACATGCTGGTACGTTCTGGCTCCGTTGACGTGATTGTTATCGACTCCGTTGCCGCGCTGGTGCCCAAGGCAGAGATAGAAGGGGATATGGGCGACTCCCACGTTGGTCTTCAAGCGCGCTTGATGTCTCAGGCGCTGCGTAAACTGACCGGCAGCATCAAGCAGACCAATACCCTGGTGATCTTTATCAACCAGATTCGTATGAAGATCGGTGTGATGTTCGGTAATCCCGAGACGACTTCTGGTGGTAATGCGCTGAAATTCTATGCGTCTGTGCGCATGGATATCCGTCGCACCGGCGCTGTAAAAGAAGGCGACGAAGTGGTTGGCAACGAAACTCGGGTCAAGGTGGTGAAAAACAAGGTGTCGCCGCCATTCAAACAAGCCGAGTTCCAGATTATGTACGGCCGTGGCATCTACCGCATGGGCGAAGTCATCGATCTTGGTGTAAAACTCGGACTCGTTGACAAGTCGGGTGCCTGGTACGCCTATAAAGGCGATAAAATCGGGCAGGGTAAGGCGAATGCAGCCAAGTTCCTCAGCGAAAATCCCGAGATTGCCGCTGAGATTGAAGGCGCTATTCGTGAGCAGCTGTTGCCAAAGCCGTCGACAAAAAAGGTTGAGATTGTCGAAGAAGAGCAGTAA
- a CDS encoding PilT/PilU family type 4a pilus ATPase, translating into MTFNDYLTILAKNGGSDLFLSTGAPPCAKFHGKLKPLDKESFSPGEISKIAYEIMDGEQQKEFDQELEMNLAYTIPGIGRFRVNIFKQRNEISIVARNIVTEIPNVDALGLPPILKEVIMTKRGLVLFVGATGSGKSTSLAALIDHRNTNSSGHIITIEDPIEFIHRHKRSIVNQREIGVDTRSFHQALKNTLRQAPDVILIGEIRDRETMEHAIAFAETGHLCISTLHANNANQALDRIINFFPEERRNQLLLDLSLNLKCFVSQRLVPTVDGKRCAAIEILLGTPTVAQAIHKGEVESIKEIMQKSENLGMQTFDAALFRLYEDGKISFEEALKNADSANNLRLRIKLESTRGLPADAVEASPEPTSSSAFSLQIEDTPEEPEN; encoded by the coding sequence ATGACGTTCAATGACTACCTGACTATATTGGCTAAAAATGGCGGTTCTGACCTTTTCTTAAGTACTGGAGCCCCTCCCTGTGCCAAATTCCATGGCAAGCTCAAGCCCCTTGATAAAGAGTCATTCAGTCCCGGTGAAATCAGCAAAATTGCCTACGAGATCATGGATGGCGAGCAACAGAAGGAGTTTGATCAAGAGTTGGAAATGAACCTTGCCTATACCATTCCGGGTATCGGACGGTTCCGGGTCAATATTTTCAAACAGCGCAATGAGATTTCAATCGTTGCGCGGAATATCGTGACAGAAATCCCCAATGTGGATGCGCTGGGACTCCCCCCCATCCTCAAAGAGGTGATCATGACCAAGCGCGGCCTGGTGCTTTTTGTCGGCGCCACAGGCTCTGGCAAGTCGACCTCGCTGGCGGCGCTGATTGACCACCGCAATACCAACAGCAGTGGGCATATCATTACTATCGAAGACCCCATTGAGTTTATTCACCGACATAAACGCAGCATCGTCAATCAGCGGGAAATCGGCGTGGATACTCGCAGTTTCCATCAGGCACTGAAAAACACCCTGCGCCAGGCTCCCGATGTCATTCTCATTGGTGAGATTCGCGATCGCGAAACGATGGAACACGCCATTGCTTTTGCCGAAACCGGACACTTGTGTATCTCTACCCTGCATGCGAACAACGCCAACCAGGCACTGGACCGGATTATTAACTTTTTCCCGGAAGAACGCAGAAATCAGCTACTTCTTGACCTGTCACTGAATCTGAAATGCTTTGTTTCTCAGCGACTGGTACCCACTGTTGATGGCAAACGCTGTGCGGCAATTGAAATCCTCTTGGGTACTCCGACCGTCGCCCAGGCCATTCATAAAGGTGAGGTAGAGAGCATTAAGGAGATCATGCAGAAGTCGGAAAATTTAGGGATGCAAACCTTCGATGCCGCCCTGTTCAGGCTCTACGAAGATGGGAAAATCAGTTTTGAAGAAGCCCTGAAAAACGCCGATTCGGCAAACAACCTTCGACTTCGCATAAAGCTGGAGAGCACACGCGGATTGCCCGCAGATGCGGTCGAAGCGTCACCGGAGCCGACCAGCAGCTCCGCGTTTAGCCTGCAAATTGAAGATACGCCAGAGGAACCGGAGAACTAG
- a CDS encoding pilus assembly protein TadG-related protein, with protein MRPVRRSETIRLPREQRGVIAIASAVMMIALLAFLAITIDTGRLFLEKRTLQSQADLAALETARLYCRDQSMTEADRLAAAQATLSADRNNFLGDTGSVQVELGLISGPADENGAFKAFTADETGKAVRVTLSRTVQSSIFSILTAGPTTLTLRTQGVAEACQPLASLHIRSTLLTVDSSQSALLNSVLGGLLGTTLNLGVGQWDGLINTDLNLLNYLDALALNLGLDVGDYDSVLNTQLSINDFLVVAADVLQAGGNASTLTLTALQDLQLAIPPATPLLSLGELLQVQTASPDTALDVGLQLMQLVQGSIQLANSKSAIAADIPVSLLGLVNATIKLQVVDPPNLTAVGDPKLASEAPYSSDGIYVRSAQVRTFVSLDLPIVGATLNTLTDLLTSPLLTGVSGVLTSLLSLDIVGVLQGLSCVVYCDIQKDLLDIKVLSSPRLDILLEAGGGDGRVTQYDCDEGDKTLETLASTAAASIKVGRMGDTMADAATNAFAEEEPSVTPVPILDLGTKRIRYQCTILLICWTEYWDGDSWTNNPADAAREAFTGGGLGLRLDTDLLSGSQTLNFVNSPSDEFLPEFGVQPGENAYQGLNSDSLVSGLENNLLGLELEFYEPNNTGDGIGVNLLGGLLFLVGSAANALTDAISALLTSVLSPILMAIVDQLLDVLGIGLAETEIGATMSCESDRVQLVM; from the coding sequence ATGAGACCCGTTCGTCGATCTGAAACTATCCGGCTGCCGCGTGAGCAACGGGGCGTTATTGCTATTGCGTCAGCGGTGATGATGATTGCACTGCTGGCGTTTCTGGCCATTACCATCGACACGGGTCGCTTGTTCCTGGAAAAACGTACACTTCAAAGCCAAGCTGACTTAGCGGCCTTGGAAACTGCGCGACTGTATTGTCGTGACCAAAGCATGACTGAAGCAGACCGCTTAGCCGCAGCACAAGCAACCCTGTCAGCCGATCGAAATAACTTTTTGGGTGACACCGGTAGCGTACAAGTTGAACTCGGGCTGATCAGCGGGCCTGCCGACGAAAACGGAGCATTCAAGGCATTTACCGCGGACGAAACGGGTAAAGCGGTACGCGTCACTCTCAGTAGAACCGTTCAGTCATCGATCTTTTCAATTCTGACTGCAGGCCCGACAACCCTAACTCTGCGAACTCAGGGGGTTGCCGAAGCCTGCCAACCACTGGCCTCACTGCACATTAGAAGCACCCTCCTGACAGTAGACAGCAGCCAATCAGCTTTACTTAACTCGGTGCTGGGTGGTCTGCTGGGAACAACACTGAACCTCGGCGTCGGCCAGTGGGACGGCTTGATCAATACCGACTTGAACCTCCTCAACTATTTGGATGCCTTGGCGTTGAACTTGGGACTGGACGTTGGCGACTACGACAGCGTGCTGAATACCCAACTGAGTATTAACGACTTTCTGGTGGTTGCTGCTGACGTCCTTCAGGCCGGAGGCAATGCGAGCACATTAACGCTCACCGCGCTGCAAGACCTTCAGCTCGCAATACCGCCTGCAACCCCCCTGCTCTCGTTGGGCGAACTGCTCCAGGTACAGACCGCCAGTCCTGATACGGCCTTGGACGTGGGCTTGCAGCTCATGCAACTGGTGCAAGGCAGTATTCAATTAGCCAATTCCAAATCAGCCATCGCGGCAGATATCCCCGTCAGTTTGCTCGGACTGGTCAATGCCACCATCAAGCTACAAGTGGTCGATCCACCGAACCTGACTGCCGTGGGCGACCCGAAGCTTGCCAGTGAGGCGCCCTACAGCAGTGACGGGATTTATGTAAGATCGGCCCAAGTTAGAACCTTTGTCTCACTGGATCTTCCCATTGTCGGAGCCACACTGAACACACTCACAGACTTGCTGACCAGCCCACTATTAACCGGGGTTAGTGGCGTACTGACGAGCTTGCTGTCTCTGGACATTGTTGGCGTACTGCAAGGCCTGAGCTGTGTTGTTTACTGCGACATTCAAAAAGACCTGCTTGATATCAAAGTTCTCAGCTCTCCTCGTTTAGACATACTGCTTGAGGCAGGGGGCGGTGATGGCCGCGTGACCCAATACGACTGCGATGAAGGTGACAAGACCCTGGAGACTCTTGCCAGCACCGCAGCAGCGAGTATCAAAGTCGGCAGAATGGGTGACACCATGGCTGACGCCGCCACAAATGCATTTGCCGAAGAAGAGCCCTCTGTCACCCCTGTGCCCATACTTGATCTGGGTACGAAACGGATTCGCTATCAATGCACGATCCTATTGATTTGCTGGACTGAATACTGGGATGGCGACAGCTGGACCAACAACCCCGCCGATGCCGCACGCGAAGCGTTTACCGGCGGAGGGCTCGGCCTCCGGCTGGATACCGACCTGCTAAGCGGCTCACAGACACTTAACTTTGTTAACTCTCCCAGCGACGAATTCCTGCCCGAGTTCGGTGTTCAGCCCGGCGAAAACGCCTACCAGGGCCTAAACTCTGACAGTCTGGTCTCCGGTTTAGAAAATAATTTGCTCGGCTTAGAGCTGGAGTTTTACGAGCCAAACAACACTGGCGACGGCATCGGCGTCAACCTGCTTGGCGGCCTTCTCTTCCTGGTAGGCAGTGCTGCCAACGCATTAACGGATGCGATTTCTGCGCTCCTGACTTCGGTCTTGTCCCCGATTCTGATGGCGATCGTCGACCAACTCCTCGATGTGTTGGGAATCGGCTTGGCAGAAACAGAAATTGGCGCGACCATGAGCTGCGAGAGCGACCGTGTGCAACTGGTGATGTAA
- the fdxA gene encoding ferredoxin FdxA has translation MTFVVGENCIKCKHTDCVEVCPVDCFYEGPNFLVIHPDECIDCALCEPECPVEAIFSEDELPDDQQVFLELNAELAEVWPNITEMKEAPADAEEWAGKPDKLQYLER, from the coding sequence ATGACTTTTGTTGTAGGTGAAAATTGCATCAAGTGTAAGCACACGGATTGCGTTGAAGTTTGTCCTGTCGACTGTTTCTATGAAGGCCCGAACTTTCTGGTTATTCATCCGGATGAGTGCATTGACTGCGCATTGTGCGAACCGGAATGCCCCGTAGAGGCGATTTTCTCCGAAGATGAACTGCCTGATGATCAGCAGGTCTTCCTCGAGCTCAATGCTGAGCTGGCCGAAGTATGGCCGAATATCACCGAGATGAAAGAGGCACCGGCGGATGCTGAGGAATGGGCAGGCAAGCCCGACAAACTGCAGTATCTTGAGCGCTGA
- a CDS encoding type II secretion system F family protein, whose translation MFWFWIALVGLVVGLAFVLLLLVNVEEPAKTTDVGINTKRDGVPTFVVDYLAGNGVELPPMAIYGALACAVAASLLGFALFPMQIALLIFVSTIAVLFLAIKVLGNKRRAKMLEQLPSFINQVTRRLSAGISVENAFADSVETLERPLGTVMRRVVRRVHMGYELHQAFEREAQNTKLHEFNVLATAIRINEQYGGSIRTILDDIVGILRLEESGKRELSAMTGETRFTAVVLAVLPILIGGYMFYTNPEMMLDVWEQSSGRKMLYFAGFMELTGIFVLWRMINSIDS comes from the coding sequence ATGTTCTGGTTTTGGATCGCGCTTGTAGGTCTTGTAGTTGGGCTGGCCTTCGTATTGCTACTGCTCGTTAACGTTGAAGAACCGGCGAAAACGACGGATGTCGGTATCAATACCAAGCGAGATGGCGTGCCAACTTTTGTCGTCGATTACCTGGCAGGGAATGGCGTTGAGCTGCCGCCAATGGCGATCTACGGTGCGCTGGCGTGTGCGGTCGCGGCTTCACTCCTCGGCTTCGCACTTTTTCCGATGCAAATCGCGTTGCTGATATTTGTATCAACAATTGCCGTACTGTTCCTCGCAATAAAAGTTCTGGGAAACAAACGTCGAGCAAAAATGCTCGAGCAGCTGCCATCATTTATCAATCAGGTAACTCGCCGGCTCTCCGCAGGTATCTCGGTTGAAAATGCGTTTGCCGACTCCGTTGAAACGCTTGAGCGCCCCCTTGGTACCGTAATGCGCCGGGTAGTTCGTCGTGTACACATGGGCTACGAGCTCCATCAGGCATTCGAGCGAGAAGCACAAAACACCAAGCTGCACGAGTTCAACGTTCTTGCTACAGCGATACGTATTAACGAGCAGTACGGCGGGAGCATCCGCACCATTCTCGACGATATCGTGGGAATACTGCGCTTGGAAGAAAGCGGTAAGCGTGAATTGAGCGCAATGACTGGCGAAACGCGTTTCACCGCCGTGGTATTGGCCGTTCTACCTATTTTGATCGGCGGCTATATGTTCTATACCAACCCAGAAATGATGCTGGATGTCTGGGAGCAGAGCTCCGGCAGAAAAATGCTCTATTTCGCAGGCTTTATGGAGTTGACAGGTATTTTTGTTCTCTGGCGAATGATTAATTCCATAGATTCATAA
- the mutS gene encoding DNA mismatch repair protein MutS codes for MNAGIDLAQHTPMMQQYLKIKAQHPQELLFYRMGDFYELFFDDAKRAADLLDITLTARGKSGGQPIPMCGVPYHSAEGYLARLVKRGVSVAICEQIGDPATSKGPVERKVVRIVTPGTLSDEALLDERRDNLLVACCEMDGRQGLAVLDMSSGRFSVSEPGSSATLLSELQRLRPAELLIPEDFGGEWLPDMPGRRPLPPWEFEPDTAHRQLCSHFAVQDLAGFGCDGLTAGIAAAGCLLQYVKDTQRCELPHIRRLQHDANERAVAMDAATRRNLELDINLSGGTDNTLASVMDRCQTAMGSRLLKRWLHRPLRDREVLEARRGSIAALIDNYDFEALREPLKQIGDLERILARVALRSARPRDLSRLQQSLAVLPGLQQLLSTQELPHLRELATEISQFPSLAELLQRAIIDNPPMVIRDGGVIATGYDAELDELRSLSSDAGDFLLDMEKRERERTGLSSLKVGYNRVHGYYIEISRGQAGEAPVEYIRRQTLKNAERFITPELKEFEDKALSSKSRALAREKALYDELLDILNRDLGALQLSAHSLCELDVLCNLAERAVQLDLCEPQFNDDGTMHIEQGRHPVVESVLDEPFIANDLHLDPQRRTLIITGPNMGGKSTYMRQTALITLLAHIGSFVPAKAANLSIVDQIFTRIGSSDDLAGGRSTFMVEMTETANILHNATENSLVLMDEIGRGTSTFDGLSLAWASAIELADKLRAFTLFATHYFELTVLPENYPCAANVHLGVKEYQDHVVFLHRLEEGPANRSYGLQVAKLAGIPEPVIHAARKKLNALEKQAIGPVAQTSGPQPDLFASTGPSVVEETLDTIDPDELTPRQALEQLYALKALIKK; via the coding sequence ATGAATGCAGGCATCGACCTGGCTCAGCACACGCCAATGATGCAGCAATACCTGAAGATCAAAGCACAGCATCCTCAGGAGCTGCTGTTTTATCGCATGGGTGACTTCTACGAGCTGTTTTTTGACGATGCCAAACGCGCCGCTGATCTGTTGGACATTACCCTGACCGCACGCGGTAAATCCGGCGGCCAGCCGATTCCCATGTGCGGAGTGCCCTATCATTCAGCTGAAGGCTACCTAGCCCGCTTGGTTAAACGAGGCGTATCGGTAGCCATCTGTGAACAGATAGGCGACCCCGCTACCAGCAAGGGACCGGTAGAGCGCAAAGTCGTCCGCATAGTGACCCCGGGCACCCTCAGTGACGAAGCATTACTGGACGAGCGCCGTGACAACCTGCTGGTCGCCTGCTGCGAAATGGACGGCAGACAAGGGCTGGCCGTGCTGGATATGAGCAGCGGCCGATTCAGCGTCTCGGAACCCGGGAGCAGCGCGACGCTGCTCAGCGAGCTGCAGCGGCTTCGCCCTGCCGAACTGTTGATTCCTGAAGACTTCGGCGGCGAATGGCTGCCCGACATGCCGGGGCGACGCCCCCTGCCGCCGTGGGAATTTGAGCCCGACACCGCCCACCGGCAACTGTGCAGCCATTTCGCAGTGCAGGACCTCGCGGGCTTCGGCTGTGACGGTTTGACCGCCGGTATCGCGGCAGCGGGCTGCCTGCTGCAGTATGTGAAAGATACCCAGCGCTGTGAGCTTCCTCATATTCGCCGCCTCCAACACGATGCCAACGAGCGGGCCGTGGCGATGGACGCGGCCACTCGTCGCAATCTCGAACTGGATATCAACCTCAGCGGCGGCACCGACAACACCCTTGCTTCGGTAATGGACCGCTGCCAAACAGCAATGGGTAGTCGCCTGCTGAAACGCTGGCTGCACCGTCCGCTGCGCGACCGCGAGGTACTCGAAGCCCGACGCGGCAGCATCGCCGCGTTGATCGACAACTATGATTTCGAGGCCTTGCGCGAGCCACTGAAGCAAATCGGTGACCTGGAACGGATTCTGGCCCGCGTTGCGTTGCGCTCGGCACGGCCCCGAGACCTTTCCCGCCTGCAGCAGTCGCTGGCAGTGCTGCCCGGTTTGCAGCAACTATTGAGTACTCAGGAACTGCCACACCTTCGCGAACTGGCCACCGAGATCAGTCAGTTCCCCTCACTCGCTGAATTGCTGCAACGGGCCATTATCGACAACCCGCCGATGGTAATTCGCGATGGCGGTGTCATCGCCACCGGCTACGATGCCGAGCTGGACGAGCTGCGCAGTCTCAGCAGTGATGCCGGTGATTTTCTGCTGGACATGGAAAAGCGCGAGCGCGAGCGAACAGGCCTGAGCAGCCTGAAAGTGGGCTACAACCGGGTTCACGGTTACTACATCGAAATTAGCCGTGGACAGGCTGGCGAGGCGCCGGTTGAGTATATCCGCCGCCAGACATTGAAGAATGCCGAGCGCTTCATTACCCCCGAGCTGAAAGAATTCGAAGATAAGGCCCTGAGCAGTAAAAGCCGGGCACTGGCGCGGGAAAAAGCACTGTATGACGAGCTATTAGATATCCTGAATCGCGACCTCGGTGCCCTGCAGCTCAGTGCCCACTCACTCTGTGAGTTGGATGTACTGTGTAACCTGGCCGAACGCGCCGTTCAGCTTGATCTGTGTGAACCGCAATTTAACGACGACGGCACCATGCATATTGAGCAGGGACGCCACCCAGTGGTAGAGAGCGTGTTGGACGAACCCTTCATTGCCAACGACCTCCACCTCGATCCACAGCGCCGCACACTGATTATTACCGGCCCCAATATGGGGGGTAAATCGACCTATATGCGGCAAACTGCGCTGATTACGCTGCTCGCCCATATCGGCAGCTTCGTCCCCGCCAAAGCCGCCAACCTGAGCATTGTCGATCAGATATTCACGCGTATCGGTTCCTCGGATGACCTGGCCGGCGGGCGCTCGACCTTTATGGTCGAAATGACAGAAACCGCCAATATCTTGCATAACGCCACCGAAAACAGCTTGGTATTGATGGATGAAATCGGGCGCGGCACCAGTACCTTCGACGGCCTGTCGCTGGCCTGGGCCAGTGCCATTGAACTGGCGGACAAGCTGCGCGCCTTTACCCTGTTTGCCACCCACTACTTCGAACTGACCGTTCTGCCGGAAAACTACCCCTGCGCAGCAAATGTTCACCTCGGCGTAAAGGAATATCAGGACCACGTGGTGTTTCTCCACCGGCTTGAAGAAGGCCCTGCCAATCGCAGCTACGGTTTACAAGTTGCCAAACTCGCCGGCATTCCAGAGCCCGTCATCCACGCGGCGAGAAAGAAACTGAACGCGCTGGAAAAACAAGCCATTGGGCCGGTAGCCCAGACCAGTGGCCCGCAGCCAGACCTCTTCGCCAGTACGGGTCCCTCTGTCGTCGAAGAAACGCTGGATACCATCGATCCCGATGAGCTGACACCAAGGCAAGCACTCGAACAGCTTTATGCGTTAAAAGCGCTGATCAAGAAGTGA
- a CDS encoding DUF3613 domain-containing protein, producing the protein MQPRKILFAIAVLTSTGVFASDQSTKDFGTESAVAKAMAAQRSGDIASDKEQHLSGKARVGTYKRYVESFAQPIPQSFVDTSFSDKK; encoded by the coding sequence ATGCAACCGAGAAAAATACTGTTTGCAATCGCTGTGTTAACCAGTACTGGAGTTTTTGCCAGTGATCAAAGCACGAAAGATTTCGGCACAGAAAGCGCTGTGGCTAAAGCGATGGCTGCCCAACGATCAGGCGATATCGCCTCAGATAAAGAACAGCACTTAAGTGGTAAAGCACGTGTGGGTACGTATAAGCGCTATGTAGAAAGTTTCGCCCAACCGATACCACAATCCTTTGTGGACACCAGCTTTAGCGACAAGAAGTAA
- a CDS encoding type II secretion system F family protein: MEAQHYFFIIGALILCTAPVLLLATAYAGSNDEPSDRLEFGKHDTWRLLREENTHIASLSQLLRRAGLFTSTQQLRALGGTSATIVLAALAGGTYALYKGMDIGQILAAVFGSLLAGAVFAYLILKKVAEDRQNALDKETMMLIQTTRMLWRVGLSLPKTMGVICEQLHELAPNCAKELALGVNKIEAGQSQEEALYELINSSSAEGFKEYLIVIRQQSITGGSIDKSLDELYTLLQNRRKLGLQEYVNKLSGKMSLVMMVFLFPALLIFTAGPGLLSMVKSLSTLGNGG, from the coding sequence ATGGAAGCCCAGCACTACTTTTTTATCATTGGCGCGCTCATTCTCTGCACAGCACCAGTGCTGTTGCTTGCTACGGCGTATGCAGGTAGCAACGATGAGCCAAGCGACCGCCTTGAATTTGGAAAACACGACACGTGGCGGTTGCTGCGTGAAGAAAACACCCATATTGCGTCGCTGTCACAGCTGCTGCGACGCGCTGGCCTGTTCACCAGTACACAACAATTGCGCGCGCTGGGAGGGACTTCTGCCACGATAGTACTGGCCGCACTCGCAGGGGGCACTTACGCGCTCTACAAAGGTATGGATATCGGCCAGATATTAGCTGCCGTATTTGGGTCCCTGCTGGCAGGAGCCGTCTTCGCATACCTTATCCTTAAAAAAGTCGCAGAGGATCGCCAGAACGCACTCGATAAAGAAACGATGATGCTGATTCAAACGACACGCATGCTTTGGCGCGTTGGTTTGTCGCTGCCCAAAACAATGGGGGTGATATGCGAACAGCTCCATGAGCTAGCGCCAAATTGCGCAAAGGAACTCGCCCTGGGCGTCAACAAAATCGAAGCCGGCCAAAGCCAAGAGGAAGCCTTGTACGAGCTGATCAATAGCAGCAGCGCCGAGGGCTTTAAAGAGTATTTGATTGTGATACGACAGCAATCAATCACCGGTGGAAGTATCGACAAATCTCTCGATGAGCTTTACACCCTGCTGCAAAATCGCCGGAAGTTGGGACTGCAGGAATACGTCAATAAATTATCGGGAAAAATGTCGCTGGTAATGATGGTATTCCTGTTTCCTGCGCTACTGATATTCACTGCAGGCCCAGGACTCCTCTCTATGGTGAAGAGCCTTTCAACGCTCGGAAACGGAGGGTAA
- a CDS encoding CpaF family protein produces the protein MRMKERRKAVNQTPSPNDDYESLKASLHRFVIDRIEDDNIIYDDDSKKLEEAIAAYIRQYCRIYEVIIDRTRFENLEKELLDEIIGYGPLQVLLEDPEINDILINGPRRVFVERRGVLEQSSIRFLDDRHVLRVIRRMISPLGRRIDESSPIVDGRLADGSRINAIVPPLALDGPCLSIRKFRKDPLTAEELLAGGSITQEALDFLTKSVGNRKNLLISGATGSGKTTLLNILSQYIPAGERIVTIEDAAELQLRNTHVVRLETRPANNEGVGLVSPGELVKNALRMRPDRIIVGESRGAEVVDMLQAMNTGHAGSMSTVHANSAQDAVTRLEMMVGMSGFKGSSELILKMIGSALDMIVHIGRLANGHRCVLQICELNGTKDGVALKEIFALNPTNGKLERCPDSTEIPLLDDVVKTV, from the coding sequence ATGCGAATGAAAGAACGCAGAAAAGCCGTTAACCAAACGCCATCACCGAACGATGATTACGAGAGCCTCAAGGCCTCTCTTCACCGCTTCGTGATCGACCGTATCGAAGATGACAATATCATCTACGACGACGACTCGAAGAAACTCGAAGAGGCTATCGCGGCCTATATACGCCAGTACTGCCGCATATATGAAGTGATCATCGACCGCACTCGCTTTGAGAATCTCGAGAAAGAGCTGCTCGACGAAATTATCGGTTACGGCCCACTGCAAGTATTGCTCGAGGATCCGGAAATCAACGATATTCTGATTAATGGTCCGCGCAGAGTGTTTGTCGAACGCCGGGGTGTGCTGGAGCAGTCTTCGATCCGCTTTCTGGACGACAGACACGTGCTGCGTGTTATTCGCCGGATGATCTCTCCATTAGGGCGGCGCATTGATGAATCCAGCCCGATCGTGGACGGCCGCTTGGCGGACGGCAGCCGTATTAACGCCATTGTTCCTCCTTTGGCATTGGACGGTCCCTGCCTTTCGATTCGAAAATTCAGAAAAGATCCGCTGACAGCCGAAGAGCTGCTGGCTGGCGGCTCAATTACCCAAGAAGCACTGGATTTTTTAACAAAGTCCGTAGGCAATCGTAAGAACCTGCTGATCAGTGGTGCAACCGGCTCAGGTAAGACTACCCTGCTCAATATTCTCAGCCAGTACATCCCCGCGGGTGAGCGAATCGTCACGATTGAGGATGCCGCAGAGCTTCAGCTGCGAAACACTCACGTGGTCAGACTCGAAACCCGCCCTGCCAACAACGAAGGGGTCGGACTCGTCAGTCCGGGAGAACTGGTTAAAAACGCGCTGCGGATGCGTCCGGACCGGATTATCGTTGGCGAAAGTCGTGGTGCTGAAGTCGTCGACATGCTGCAAGCCATGAATACCGGACACGCAGGCTCTATGAGTACCGTCCATGCGAACTCAGCCCAGGACGCCGTGACCCGCCTTGAAATGATGGTGGGCATGTCGGGTTTCAAAGGCTCGAGTGAGCTGATCTTGAAGATGATCGGCAGCGCACTGGACATGATCGTGCATATCGGCAGGCTCGCCAATGGTCACCGCTGCGTTCTGCAAATATGCGAACTCAACGGAACAAAAGACGGCGTGGCATTAAAAGAGATTTTTGCGCTGAATCCGACCAATGGCAAATTGGAACGATGTCCTGACAGCACTGAAATCCCCCTGCTTGATGATGTAGTAAAAACGGTATAG